One segment of Erigeron canadensis isolate Cc75 chromosome 2, C_canadensis_v1, whole genome shotgun sequence DNA contains the following:
- the LOC122590160 gene encoding heavy metal-associated isoprenylated plant protein 26-like, with amino-acid sequence MGVAACLSDLYDSCHDRHGKKLKKKNQLQTVEIKVKMDCEGCERRVRKSVTGMKGVSSVDVDPKKSKLTVVGYVDPEKVLNRVRHRTGKKAEMWPYVPYDVVEKPYLPGVYDKKAPPGYVRNTVDVDPSTEGLVRASSTEIRYTTAFSDENPTACIVM; translated from the exons ATGGGTGTTGCAGCCTGTCTATCGGACCTATATGATTCATGTCACGATCGCCATGGAAAGAAACTTAAGAAGAAAAATCAACTTCAG ACGGTggaaataaaagtaaagatggATTGTGAAGGATGCGAAAGGAGGGTAAGGAAGTCCGTGACAGGAATGAAAGGAGTGAGTTCAGTCGACGTGGACCCCAAAAAAAGCAAGCTGACCGTAGTTGGATATGTGGACCCAGAGAAAGTATTGAATCGAGTTCGGCATCGGACCGGGAAAAAAGCCGAGATGTGGCCGTACGTGCCGTACGATGTGGTGGAGAAACCTTACCTTCCGGGTGTTTACGACAAAAAAGCGCCTCCTGGGTATGTTAGGAATACGGTCGATGTGGATCCGTCGACCGAGGGTTTGGTGCGGGCGAGTTCTACTGAGATTCGGTATACCACGGCTTTTAGTGATGAAAATCCCACGGCTTGTATAGTTATGTAG